One window of the Besnoitia besnoiti strain Bb-Ger1 chromosome Unknown contig00107, whole genome shotgun sequence genome contains the following:
- a CDS encoding uncharacterized protein (encoded by transcript BESB_015640), with protein sequence MQGQSGKDAAQSAGATSSVRFDLQEAAKLQWANPLGLEDARGGPLEEEDGEWEHQRVQGGCSPGYLRKQGEERRHASELNVSGSTSTGSCGARSSRLSAGGIYTGRAVAAGSERESAAGGFLDVECCYALLLPIEQKPEPLLIAGVLAPLGVVVACSPSRVAVRRASLPPPTAAECAERRGRQRLRAPCINLRLQLQPSLHPLLTRLLAVSAADRSFVHAHPPLSGVAFPARRAAGPGPSVGRLSPRPASGHQSPFPSPSPVGALACGVGLRAHETAAELLFQIRASPFFTHLVELALYELFERFLSGFKRELRALAPFKASRSAQTPPANGLAQAGVAGASPQRDANGECRSGVSGVSASSTLPHQKRGSMESENVGDPTEGWAAAAGAALMRHREEGLQRREIGLQSSRFSPSACSGPCSAEQKGANRNDSGKETRQQRLPRAPPHRRRPMCSVCRRRRCLRRTRKRGEGATRGGSAAANLARVAADEQRRLGGCREGQRGW encoded by the exons CAGGGTCAGTCAGGcaaggacgcggcgcagtcGGCTGGGGCTACAAGTTCTGTACGATTTGATCTCCAGGAAGCTGCGAAACTGCAGTGGGCAAATCCGCTTGGCCTGGAAGATGCGAGGGGTGGACCTcttgaggaggaagacggagagtGGGAGCACCAGCGTGTGCAGGGGGGGTGTTCACCGGGGTACCTGCGAAAGCAGGGCGAGGAACGAAGACACGCATCAGAATTGAACGTCTCCGGTTCGACTTCGACGGGAAGCTGCGGAGCGAGGTCTTCCCGTCTCAG CGCTGGCGGGATATACACTGGGCGAGCTGTTGCAGCTGGCTCAGAGCGCGAgtcggccgcaggcggcttcCTGGATGTCGAGTGCTGCTAcgcccttctcctccctATTGAGCAGAAACCGGAGCCTCTTTTGATTGCAGGCGTCCTTGCCCCG CTCGGCGTCGTTGTCGCGTGCTCaccctcgcgcgtcgccgtgaggcgcgcgtccctgccgccgcctacCGCCGCGGAGTGtgcagagcgcagaggccgtcagcgtctccgcgcgccctgcaTCAACCTCCGGTTGCAACTGCAGCCTTCTCTGCACCCTCTGCTTACGCGTCTTCTAGCTGTTTCGGCCGCCGATCGCTCCTTCGTCCACGCAcacccgcctctctccggcgtcgcgtttccggcgcgtcgggcggcggggcctgGGCCTTCGGTTGgacgcctgtctccgcgcccggcAAGCGGGCACCAGTCTCCTTTCCCTTCGCCGTCACCagtcggcgcgctggcgtgcgGGGTGGGTTTGCGGGCTCACGAGACGGCAGCCGAGCTTCTCTTTCAGATCCGCGCGTCACCGTTCTTCACGCACCTCGTCGAGCTCGCGCTCTACGAACTTTTTGAGCGCTTTCTGTCCGGCTTCAAACGCGAgttgcgcgccctcgcgccgttcAAAGCCAGCCGGAGTGcccagacgccgcccgcgaatGGGCTCGCCCAGGCCGgggtcgcaggcgccagtccgcagcgagacgcgaacgGGGAGTGTCGCAGCGGAGTCTCAGGggtctctgcttcgtccaCGCTTCCGCACCAGAAGAGAGGCTCCATGGAGAGCGAGAACGTCGGCGATCCGACAGagggctgggcggcggcggctggcgcagcacTCATGCGCCACCGAGAGGAGGGgttgcagaggagagaaatcGGTTTGCAGTCATCTCGGTTCTCCCCGTCTGCGTGCTCGGGGCCTTGCTCTGCGGAGCAGAAAGGCGCGAATCGTAATGATTCCGGGAAAGAAACCAGGCAACAAAGACTCCCGCGCGCCCCTCCCCACCGGCGAAGGCCTATGTGCTCAGtttgccgcaggcgcaggtgtctacggagaacgaggaagcgcggcgaaggcgccaccagggggggcagcgccgcagcaaacCTCGCGCGTGTTGCAGCGGACGAACAGAGGAGACTGGGAGGATGCAGAGAGGGCCAGAGAGGCTGGTAA